DNA from Thermomicrobium roseum DSM 5159:
ACTCCCACCGAGTTTCACCACCAGCATCGCTGTCACGCCGCTCCCTTCGTCGCACCGTCGTGTGGTTTCTCCCAGACCGTCGTATGACCGAAAAGAAATCGCCGCTCCTGGAGGAGACGCAACCCGGCTGCTTCGCCCAGCTCGCGCACGCGCGCGTACCGCACGTAATGCGGATCACCGATGTGCTCGATGACCGCCAGCCGCCCGCCGGGCCGGAGCACAGCCGCGAGCTCGCGGAGTGTCGCAGCGGGATCGTCGGTTTCGCCGAGCACGTGCACGAGCAACGCGCGATCGTACGTCTCTGGCCCGAGGGCTGCCAGTGTCCCTCGACCGAGTTCCGCCAGGAGTAGTCGGACGTTCGTCAGCCCGCGCTCGGCTGCCCGCTGCCGGATGTACTCCAGCATCCGCGGCTGGACATCGACCGCTGTGACCGAGCCTGTCGGCCCGACGACTTCCGCGAGCGGGATGGTCAAGCGACCGGGACCGGCACCCGCATCGAGGAGGTACATTGCTGGTTGCAGGTCGAGGAGCGCCACCAGCTCTTCGGGCCGGGCGATCGCACGCGGTCCGGGCAGCGTCAGGAACCAGGCGAGCCGCGCCGAGAAGGGTCGCCGCCGGGCGAGGACCCAACCGAGACCGATCCCGAGCGCAAAGATGCCGACGACCAACCACCGACGTCGCACGCTTCTGTCCTCACAGCGGGTGGAGACCGGGGAACTCCAGACCCAACGTCTCGGGGAAACCGAGCCGGATATTCATCGCTTGCACCGCCTGGCCGGCCGCCCCCTTCATCAGGTTGTCGATCGCCGACATCACTACCAGACGCTGGCGTCCACCTGGCAGCTCGTCCAACTCCCAGCCGATGTCGCAATAATTCGAGCCGGCCAAGATCTTCGGTTCCGGATAGCGGTGAATACCGCTGGCCTCTTTGACCAGACGAATGAACGGCTCTTGCCCATACGCTGCCCGGTAGACCTGCCAAAGGTCGCGGTCCGTCAGCGGCTGCTTAGGGAAGAGGTGAGCGGTCGCCAAGATCCCGCGCACTGCCTCCACGCTCGTTACCGACAGACCGAGCGATGGGGTTCGCCCGCACACAGTGAGTTCCTGCAGCACTTCGGCGGTATGGCGGTGTCCACCTGGCTTGAAGGGGC
Protein-coding regions in this window:
- a CDS encoding class I SAM-dependent methyltransferase, which codes for MRRRWLVVGIFALGIGLGWVLARRRPFSARLAWFLTLPGPRAIARPEELVALLDLQPAMYLLDAGAGPGRLTIPLAEVVGPTGSVTAVDVQPRMLEYIRQRAAERGLTNVRLLLAELGRGTLAALGPETYDRALLVHVLGETDDPAATLRELAAVLRPGGRLAVIEHIGDPHYVRYARVRELGEAAGLRLLQERRFLFGHTTVWEKPHDGATKGAA